Proteins encoded together in one Salvelinus fontinalis isolate EN_2023a chromosome 6, ASM2944872v1, whole genome shotgun sequence window:
- the LOC129857391 gene encoding protein argonaute-1 isoform X2, producing the protein MEPGPSGAVPMGPFPPPLQQVFQAPRRPGMGTVGKPIKLLANYFEVEIPKMDVFHYEVDIKPDKCPRRVNREVVEYMVQHFKPQLFGDRKPVYDGKKNIYTVLALPIGSEKVDFEVTIPGEGKDRIFKVSIRFLATVSWRLLQETLVSGRLQVPLDSVQALDVAMRHLASMRYTPVGRSFFSPPEGYYHPLGGGREVWFGFHQSVRPAMWKMMLNIDVSATAFYKAQPVIEFMCEVLDIRNIDEQPKTLTDSQRVRFTKEIKGGPLNSDRWALPGLKVEVTHCGQMKRKYRVCNVTRRPASHQTFPLQLESGQTVECTVAQYFKQKYNLQLKYPHLPCLQVGQEQKHTYLPLEVCNIVAGQRCIKKLTDNQTSTMIKATARSAPDRQEEISRLMKNANFNLDPYIQEFGIKVKDEMAEVTGRVLPAPILQYGGRLLSPTCSTSQNRAIATPNQGVWDMRGKQFYNGIEIKVWAIACFAPQKQCREEVLKNFTDQLRKISKDAGMPIQGQPCFCKYAQGADSVEPMFRHLKNTYSGLQLIIVILPGKTPVYAEVKRVGDTLLGMATQCVQVKNVVKTSPQTLSNLCLKINVKLGGINNILVPHQRSAVFQEPVIFLGADVTHPPAGDGKKPSITAVVGSMDAHPSRYCATVRVQRPRQEIIEDLSYMVRELLIQFYKSTRFKPTRIIFYRDGVPEGQLPQILHYELLAIRDACIKLEKDYQPGITYIVVQKRHHTRLFCADKSERIGKSGNIPAGTTVDTSITHPFEFDFYLCSHAGIQGTSRPSHYYVLWDDNRFTADELQILTYQLCHTYVRCTRSVSIPAPAYYARLVAFRARYHLVDKEHDSGEGSHVSGQSNGRDPQALAKAVQIHHDTLRTMYFA; encoded by the exons ATGGAGCCGGGACCGTCTGGCGCtg TGCCCATGGGGCCCTTCCCCCCACCTCTGCAGCAGGTGTTCCAGGCACCTCGCCGGCCTGGCATGGGCACTGTGGGCAAGCCCATCAAGCTGCTGGCCAACTACTTTGAGGTGGAGATCCCCAAGATGGACGTGTTCCACTACGAGGTGGACATCAAGCCTGACAAGTGCCCACGGCGGGTCAACAG GGAAGTGGTGGAATACATGGTGCAGCACTTCAAGCCCCAGCTCTTTGGcgacaggaagccagtgtacGACGGCAAGAAGAATATCTATACGGTGCTAGCGCTTCCTATCGGAAGTGAGAAG GTGGACTTTGAGGTAACTATCCCTGGGGAGGGGAAGGATCGTATCTTCAAGGTGTCTATCCGCTTTCTGGCCACGGTGTCATGGCGTCTGCTCCAGGAGACGCTGGTCAGCGGGCGCCTGCAGGTACCCCTGGACTCTGTCCAAGCCCTGGATGTGGCCATGCGCCACCTGGCCTCCATGAG GTACACTCCGGTAGGACGATCATTCTTCTCCCCACCTGAAGGATACTACCATCCCCTGGGTGGGGGGAGGGAAGTGTGGTTTGGTTTCCACCAGTCTGTACGCCCCGCCATGTGGAAGATGATGCTCAATATTGATG tgTCGGCCACGGCCTTCTACAAAGCCCAGCCGGTGATCGAGTTCATGTGCGAAGTCCTGGACATCCGCAACATAGACGAGCAGCCCAAGACCCTGACCGACTCGCAGAGGGTCCGCTTCACCAAGGAGATCAAAGGTGGGCCGTTGAACAGTGA TCGGTGGGCGTTACCAGGTCTGAAGGTGGAGGTGACCCACTGCGGTCAGATGAAGAGGAAGTACCGCGTCTGCAACGTCACGCGACGCCCCGCCAGCCACCAGAC GTTTCCCCTGCAGCTTGAGAGCGGACAGACAGTAGAATGTACGGTGGCCCAGTACTTCAAGCAGAAGTACAATCTGCAGCTCAAATATCCCCACCTGCCCTGCCTCCAGGTTGGTCAGGAGCAGAAGCACACCTACCTGCCCCTGGAG GTGTGTAACATAGTAGCAGGGCAGCGCTGCATCAAGAAACTGACAGATAATCAGACGTCCACTATGATCAAAGCCACGGCTCGCTCTGCAcctgacagacaggaggagatCAGCCGGCTG ATGAAAAATGCCAACTTTAACCTGGACCCGTACATCCAGGAGTTTGGGATCAAGGTGAAGGATGAGATGGCGGAGGTGACGGGAAGGGTGCTGCCTGCCCCCATCCTACAGTATGGAGGACGG CTTTTGTCTCCCACCTGTTCCACCTCACAGAACCGGGCCATCGCCACGCCCAACCAGGGGGTGTGGGACATGAGGGGCAAGCAGTTCTACAACGGCATTGAGATCAAGGTGTGGGCCATCGCCTGCTTCGCCCCCCAGAAACAGTGTCGGGAGGAGGTGCTCAA GAACTTCACAGACCAGCTGCGTAAGATCTCCAAGGATGCTGGGATGCCCATCCAGGGCCAGCCGTGTTTCTGTAAATACGCCCAGGGAGCTGACAGTGTGGAGCCCATGTTCAGGCACCTGAAGAACACCTACTCTGGACTGCAGCTCATCATCGTCATCCTGCCCGGAAAGACTCCCGTCTACG CGGAGGTGAAGAGAGTGGGAGATACTCTCCTAGGAATGGCCACTCAGTGTGTCCAGGTGAAGAACGTGGTGAAGACGTCCCCCCAGACCCTCTCTAACCTCTGCCTCAAGATCAATGTCAAGCTGGGGGGAATCAACAATATCCTGGTGCCCCACCAACG GTCAGCAGTGTTCCAGGAGCCTGTCATCTTCCTGGGGGCCGATGTAACACACCCCCCTGCTGGAGATGGGAAGAAGCCCTCCATTACCGCT GTGGTAGGCAGTATGGACGCCCACCCCAGCAGGTACTGTGCCACAGTCCGTGTCCAGAGGCCCAGGCAGGAGATTATCGAAGACCTTTCTTACATGGTGCGAGAACTGCTGATCCAGTTCTACAAGTCGACCCGCTTCAAGCCCACCAGGATCATCTTCTACAGGGACGGAGTGCCTGAGGGGCAGCTACCACAG ATACTCCACTACGAGCTTCTGGCCATCAGGGATGCGTGCATCAAGCTGGAGAAGGACTACCAGCCTGGTATCACCTACATCGTGGTCCAGAAGCGCCACCACACACGCCTCTTCTGTGCCGACAAGTCTGAGAGA ATCGGGAAGAGTGGTAACATTCCTGCAGGGACCACAGTGGACACCAGCATCACTCACCCGTTTGAGTTTGACTTCTACCTTTGCAGTCACGCGGGTATACAG GGGACTAGTCGGCCCTCACATTACTATGTCCTGTGGGACGACAATCGTTTCACCGCCGACGAGCTGCAAATCCTCACTTACCAGCTGTGCCATACCTACGTGCGCTGTACCCGCTCTGTCTCCATCCCCGCGCCAGCCTACTACGCCCGCCTCGTGGCCTTCCGTGCCCGCTACCATCTGGTGGACAAGGAGCACGACAG TGGGGAGGGCAGCCATGTCTCTGGGCAGAGTAACGGTCGGGACCCCCAGGCTCTGGCCAAAGCGGTGCAGATTCACCACGACACGCTGAGGACCATGTACTTCGCCTGA
- the LOC129857391 gene encoding protein argonaute-1 isoform X1 — protein sequence MEPGPSGAVPMGPFPPPLQQVFQAPRRPGMGTVGKPIKLLANYFEVEIPKMDVFHYEVDIKPDKCPRRVNREVVEYMVQHFKPQLFGDRKPVYDGKKNIYTVLALPIGSEKVDFEVTIPGEGKDRIFKVSIRFLATVSWRLLQETLVSGRLQVPLDSVQALDVAMRHLASMRYTPVGRSFFSPPEGYYHPLGGGREVWFGFHQSVRPAMWKMMLNIDVSATAFYKAQPVIEFMCEVLDIRNIDEQPKTLTDSQRVRFTKEIKGGPLNSDRWALPGLKVEVTHCGQMKRKYRVCNVTRRPASHQTFPLQLESGQTVECTVAQYFKQKYNLQLKYPHLPCLQVGQEQKHTYLPLEVCNIVAGQRCIKKLTDNQTSTMIKATARSAPDRQEEISRLMKNANFNLDPYIQEFGIKVKDEMAEVTGRVLPAPILQYGGRLLSPTCSTSQNRAIATPNQGVWDMRGKQFYNGIEIKVWAIACFAPQKQCREEVLKNFTDQLRKISKDAGMPIQGQPCFCKYAQGADSVEPMFRHLKNTYSGLQLIIVILPGKTPVYAEVKRVGDTLLGMATQCVQVKNVVKTSPQTLSNLCLKINVKLGGINNILVPHQRSAVFQEPVIFLGADVTHPPAGDGKKPSITAVVGSMDAHPSRYCATVRVQRPRQEIIEDLSYMVRELLIQFYKSTRFKPTRIIFYRDGVPEGQLPQILHYELLAIRDACIKLEKDYQPGITYIVVQKRHHTRLFCADKSERIGKSGNIPAGTTVDTSITHPFEFDFYLCSHAGIQGTSRPSHYYVLWDDNRFTADELQILTYQLCHTYVRCTRSVSIPAPAYYARLVAFRARYHLVDKEHDSSGEGSHVSGQSNGRDPQALAKAVQIHHDTLRTMYFA from the exons ATGGAGCCGGGACCGTCTGGCGCtg TGCCCATGGGGCCCTTCCCCCCACCTCTGCAGCAGGTGTTCCAGGCACCTCGCCGGCCTGGCATGGGCACTGTGGGCAAGCCCATCAAGCTGCTGGCCAACTACTTTGAGGTGGAGATCCCCAAGATGGACGTGTTCCACTACGAGGTGGACATCAAGCCTGACAAGTGCCCACGGCGGGTCAACAG GGAAGTGGTGGAATACATGGTGCAGCACTTCAAGCCCCAGCTCTTTGGcgacaggaagccagtgtacGACGGCAAGAAGAATATCTATACGGTGCTAGCGCTTCCTATCGGAAGTGAGAAG GTGGACTTTGAGGTAACTATCCCTGGGGAGGGGAAGGATCGTATCTTCAAGGTGTCTATCCGCTTTCTGGCCACGGTGTCATGGCGTCTGCTCCAGGAGACGCTGGTCAGCGGGCGCCTGCAGGTACCCCTGGACTCTGTCCAAGCCCTGGATGTGGCCATGCGCCACCTGGCCTCCATGAG GTACACTCCGGTAGGACGATCATTCTTCTCCCCACCTGAAGGATACTACCATCCCCTGGGTGGGGGGAGGGAAGTGTGGTTTGGTTTCCACCAGTCTGTACGCCCCGCCATGTGGAAGATGATGCTCAATATTGATG tgTCGGCCACGGCCTTCTACAAAGCCCAGCCGGTGATCGAGTTCATGTGCGAAGTCCTGGACATCCGCAACATAGACGAGCAGCCCAAGACCCTGACCGACTCGCAGAGGGTCCGCTTCACCAAGGAGATCAAAGGTGGGCCGTTGAACAGTGA TCGGTGGGCGTTACCAGGTCTGAAGGTGGAGGTGACCCACTGCGGTCAGATGAAGAGGAAGTACCGCGTCTGCAACGTCACGCGACGCCCCGCCAGCCACCAGAC GTTTCCCCTGCAGCTTGAGAGCGGACAGACAGTAGAATGTACGGTGGCCCAGTACTTCAAGCAGAAGTACAATCTGCAGCTCAAATATCCCCACCTGCCCTGCCTCCAGGTTGGTCAGGAGCAGAAGCACACCTACCTGCCCCTGGAG GTGTGTAACATAGTAGCAGGGCAGCGCTGCATCAAGAAACTGACAGATAATCAGACGTCCACTATGATCAAAGCCACGGCTCGCTCTGCAcctgacagacaggaggagatCAGCCGGCTG ATGAAAAATGCCAACTTTAACCTGGACCCGTACATCCAGGAGTTTGGGATCAAGGTGAAGGATGAGATGGCGGAGGTGACGGGAAGGGTGCTGCCTGCCCCCATCCTACAGTATGGAGGACGG CTTTTGTCTCCCACCTGTTCCACCTCACAGAACCGGGCCATCGCCACGCCCAACCAGGGGGTGTGGGACATGAGGGGCAAGCAGTTCTACAACGGCATTGAGATCAAGGTGTGGGCCATCGCCTGCTTCGCCCCCCAGAAACAGTGTCGGGAGGAGGTGCTCAA GAACTTCACAGACCAGCTGCGTAAGATCTCCAAGGATGCTGGGATGCCCATCCAGGGCCAGCCGTGTTTCTGTAAATACGCCCAGGGAGCTGACAGTGTGGAGCCCATGTTCAGGCACCTGAAGAACACCTACTCTGGACTGCAGCTCATCATCGTCATCCTGCCCGGAAAGACTCCCGTCTACG CGGAGGTGAAGAGAGTGGGAGATACTCTCCTAGGAATGGCCACTCAGTGTGTCCAGGTGAAGAACGTGGTGAAGACGTCCCCCCAGACCCTCTCTAACCTCTGCCTCAAGATCAATGTCAAGCTGGGGGGAATCAACAATATCCTGGTGCCCCACCAACG GTCAGCAGTGTTCCAGGAGCCTGTCATCTTCCTGGGGGCCGATGTAACACACCCCCCTGCTGGAGATGGGAAGAAGCCCTCCATTACCGCT GTGGTAGGCAGTATGGACGCCCACCCCAGCAGGTACTGTGCCACAGTCCGTGTCCAGAGGCCCAGGCAGGAGATTATCGAAGACCTTTCTTACATGGTGCGAGAACTGCTGATCCAGTTCTACAAGTCGACCCGCTTCAAGCCCACCAGGATCATCTTCTACAGGGACGGAGTGCCTGAGGGGCAGCTACCACAG ATACTCCACTACGAGCTTCTGGCCATCAGGGATGCGTGCATCAAGCTGGAGAAGGACTACCAGCCTGGTATCACCTACATCGTGGTCCAGAAGCGCCACCACACACGCCTCTTCTGTGCCGACAAGTCTGAGAGA ATCGGGAAGAGTGGTAACATTCCTGCAGGGACCACAGTGGACACCAGCATCACTCACCCGTTTGAGTTTGACTTCTACCTTTGCAGTCACGCGGGTATACAG GGGACTAGTCGGCCCTCACATTACTATGTCCTGTGGGACGACAATCGTTTCACCGCCGACGAGCTGCAAATCCTCACTTACCAGCTGTGCCATACCTACGTGCGCTGTACCCGCTCTGTCTCCATCCCCGCGCCAGCCTACTACGCCCGCCTCGTGGCCTTCCGTGCCCGCTACCATCTGGTGGACAAGGAGCACGACA GTAGTGGGGAGGGCAGCCATGTCTCTGGGCAGAGTAACGGTCGGGACCCCCAGGCTCTGGCCAAAGCGGTGCAGATTCACCACGACACGCTGAGGACCATGTACTTCGCCTGA
- the LOC129857391 gene encoding protein argonaute-1 isoform X5, translating to MEPGPSGAVPMGPFPPPLQQVFQAPRRPGMGTVGKPIKLLANYFEVEIPKMDVFHYEVDIKPDKCPRRVNREVVEYMVQHFKPQLFGDRKPVYDGKKNIYTVLALPIGSEKVDFEVTIPGEGKDRIFKVSIRFLATVSWRLLQETLVSGRLQVPLDSVQALDVAMRHLASMRYTPVGRSFFSPPEGYYHPLGGGREVWFGFHQSVRPAMWKMMLNIDVSATAFYKAQPVIEFMCEVLDIRNIDEQPKTLTDSQRVRFTKEIKGGPLNSDRWALPGLKVEVTHCGQMKRKYRVCNVTRRPASHQTFPLQLESGQTVECTVAQYFKQKYNLQLKYPHLPCLQVGQEQKHTYLPLEVCNIVAGQRCIKKLTDNQTSTMIKATARSAPDRQEEISRLMKNANFNLDPYIQEFGIKVKDEMAEVTGRVLPAPILQYGGRNRAIATPNQGVWDMRGKQFYNGIEIKVWAIACFAPQKQCREEVLKNFTDQLRKISKDAGMPIQGQPCFCKYAQGADSVEPMFRHLKNTYSGLQLIIVILPGKTPVYAEVKRVGDTLLGMATQCVQVKNVVKTSPQTLSNLCLKINVKLGGINNILVPHQRSAVFQEPVIFLGADVTHPPAGDGKKPSITAVVGSMDAHPSRYCATVRVQRPRQEIIEDLSYMVRELLIQFYKSTRFKPTRIIFYRDGVPEGQLPQILHYELLAIRDACIKLEKDYQPGITYIVVQKRHHTRLFCADKSERIGKSGNIPAGTTVDTSITHPFEFDFYLCSHAGIQGTSRPSHYYVLWDDNRFTADELQILTYQLCHTYVRCTRSVSIPAPAYYARLVAFRARYHLVDKEHDSGEGSHVSGQSNGRDPQALAKAVQIHHDTLRTMYFA from the exons ATGGAGCCGGGACCGTCTGGCGCtg TGCCCATGGGGCCCTTCCCCCCACCTCTGCAGCAGGTGTTCCAGGCACCTCGCCGGCCTGGCATGGGCACTGTGGGCAAGCCCATCAAGCTGCTGGCCAACTACTTTGAGGTGGAGATCCCCAAGATGGACGTGTTCCACTACGAGGTGGACATCAAGCCTGACAAGTGCCCACGGCGGGTCAACAG GGAAGTGGTGGAATACATGGTGCAGCACTTCAAGCCCCAGCTCTTTGGcgacaggaagccagtgtacGACGGCAAGAAGAATATCTATACGGTGCTAGCGCTTCCTATCGGAAGTGAGAAG GTGGACTTTGAGGTAACTATCCCTGGGGAGGGGAAGGATCGTATCTTCAAGGTGTCTATCCGCTTTCTGGCCACGGTGTCATGGCGTCTGCTCCAGGAGACGCTGGTCAGCGGGCGCCTGCAGGTACCCCTGGACTCTGTCCAAGCCCTGGATGTGGCCATGCGCCACCTGGCCTCCATGAG GTACACTCCGGTAGGACGATCATTCTTCTCCCCACCTGAAGGATACTACCATCCCCTGGGTGGGGGGAGGGAAGTGTGGTTTGGTTTCCACCAGTCTGTACGCCCCGCCATGTGGAAGATGATGCTCAATATTGATG tgTCGGCCACGGCCTTCTACAAAGCCCAGCCGGTGATCGAGTTCATGTGCGAAGTCCTGGACATCCGCAACATAGACGAGCAGCCCAAGACCCTGACCGACTCGCAGAGGGTCCGCTTCACCAAGGAGATCAAAGGTGGGCCGTTGAACAGTGA TCGGTGGGCGTTACCAGGTCTGAAGGTGGAGGTGACCCACTGCGGTCAGATGAAGAGGAAGTACCGCGTCTGCAACGTCACGCGACGCCCCGCCAGCCACCAGAC GTTTCCCCTGCAGCTTGAGAGCGGACAGACAGTAGAATGTACGGTGGCCCAGTACTTCAAGCAGAAGTACAATCTGCAGCTCAAATATCCCCACCTGCCCTGCCTCCAGGTTGGTCAGGAGCAGAAGCACACCTACCTGCCCCTGGAG GTGTGTAACATAGTAGCAGGGCAGCGCTGCATCAAGAAACTGACAGATAATCAGACGTCCACTATGATCAAAGCCACGGCTCGCTCTGCAcctgacagacaggaggagatCAGCCGGCTG ATGAAAAATGCCAACTTTAACCTGGACCCGTACATCCAGGAGTTTGGGATCAAGGTGAAGGATGAGATGGCGGAGGTGACGGGAAGGGTGCTGCCTGCCCCCATCCTACAGTATGGAGGACGG AACCGGGCCATCGCCACGCCCAACCAGGGGGTGTGGGACATGAGGGGCAAGCAGTTCTACAACGGCATTGAGATCAAGGTGTGGGCCATCGCCTGCTTCGCCCCCCAGAAACAGTGTCGGGAGGAGGTGCTCAA GAACTTCACAGACCAGCTGCGTAAGATCTCCAAGGATGCTGGGATGCCCATCCAGGGCCAGCCGTGTTTCTGTAAATACGCCCAGGGAGCTGACAGTGTGGAGCCCATGTTCAGGCACCTGAAGAACACCTACTCTGGACTGCAGCTCATCATCGTCATCCTGCCCGGAAAGACTCCCGTCTACG CGGAGGTGAAGAGAGTGGGAGATACTCTCCTAGGAATGGCCACTCAGTGTGTCCAGGTGAAGAACGTGGTGAAGACGTCCCCCCAGACCCTCTCTAACCTCTGCCTCAAGATCAATGTCAAGCTGGGGGGAATCAACAATATCCTGGTGCCCCACCAACG GTCAGCAGTGTTCCAGGAGCCTGTCATCTTCCTGGGGGCCGATGTAACACACCCCCCTGCTGGAGATGGGAAGAAGCCCTCCATTACCGCT GTGGTAGGCAGTATGGACGCCCACCCCAGCAGGTACTGTGCCACAGTCCGTGTCCAGAGGCCCAGGCAGGAGATTATCGAAGACCTTTCTTACATGGTGCGAGAACTGCTGATCCAGTTCTACAAGTCGACCCGCTTCAAGCCCACCAGGATCATCTTCTACAGGGACGGAGTGCCTGAGGGGCAGCTACCACAG ATACTCCACTACGAGCTTCTGGCCATCAGGGATGCGTGCATCAAGCTGGAGAAGGACTACCAGCCTGGTATCACCTACATCGTGGTCCAGAAGCGCCACCACACACGCCTCTTCTGTGCCGACAAGTCTGAGAGA ATCGGGAAGAGTGGTAACATTCCTGCAGGGACCACAGTGGACACCAGCATCACTCACCCGTTTGAGTTTGACTTCTACCTTTGCAGTCACGCGGGTATACAG GGGACTAGTCGGCCCTCACATTACTATGTCCTGTGGGACGACAATCGTTTCACCGCCGACGAGCTGCAAATCCTCACTTACCAGCTGTGCCATACCTACGTGCGCTGTACCCGCTCTGTCTCCATCCCCGCGCCAGCCTACTACGCCCGCCTCGTGGCCTTCCGTGCCCGCTACCATCTGGTGGACAAGGAGCACGACAG TGGGGAGGGCAGCCATGTCTCTGGGCAGAGTAACGGTCGGGACCCCCAGGCTCTGGCCAAAGCGGTGCAGATTCACCACGACACGCTGAGGACCATGTACTTCGCCTGA
- the LOC129857391 gene encoding protein argonaute-1 isoform X3: protein MEPGPSGAVPMGPFPPPLQQVFQAPRRPGMGTVGKPIKLLANYFEVEIPKMDVFHYEVDIKPDKCPRRVNREVVEYMVQHFKPQLFGDRKPVYDGKKNIYTVLALPIGSEKVDFEVTIPGEGKDRIFKVSIRFLATVSWRLLQETLVSGRLQVPLDSVQALDVAMRHLASMRYTPVGRSFFSPPEGYYHPLGGGREVWFGFHQSVRPAMWKMMLNIDVSATAFYKAQPVIEFMCEVLDIRNIDEQPKTLTDSQRVRFTKEIKGGPLNSLKVEVTHCGQMKRKYRVCNVTRRPASHQTFPLQLESGQTVECTVAQYFKQKYNLQLKYPHLPCLQVGQEQKHTYLPLEVCNIVAGQRCIKKLTDNQTSTMIKATARSAPDRQEEISRLMKNANFNLDPYIQEFGIKVKDEMAEVTGRVLPAPILQYGGRLLSPTCSTSQNRAIATPNQGVWDMRGKQFYNGIEIKVWAIACFAPQKQCREEVLKNFTDQLRKISKDAGMPIQGQPCFCKYAQGADSVEPMFRHLKNTYSGLQLIIVILPGKTPVYAEVKRVGDTLLGMATQCVQVKNVVKTSPQTLSNLCLKINVKLGGINNILVPHQRSAVFQEPVIFLGADVTHPPAGDGKKPSITAVVGSMDAHPSRYCATVRVQRPRQEIIEDLSYMVRELLIQFYKSTRFKPTRIIFYRDGVPEGQLPQILHYELLAIRDACIKLEKDYQPGITYIVVQKRHHTRLFCADKSERIGKSGNIPAGTTVDTSITHPFEFDFYLCSHAGIQGTSRPSHYYVLWDDNRFTADELQILTYQLCHTYVRCTRSVSIPAPAYYARLVAFRARYHLVDKEHDSSGEGSHVSGQSNGRDPQALAKAVQIHHDTLRTMYFA from the exons ATGGAGCCGGGACCGTCTGGCGCtg TGCCCATGGGGCCCTTCCCCCCACCTCTGCAGCAGGTGTTCCAGGCACCTCGCCGGCCTGGCATGGGCACTGTGGGCAAGCCCATCAAGCTGCTGGCCAACTACTTTGAGGTGGAGATCCCCAAGATGGACGTGTTCCACTACGAGGTGGACATCAAGCCTGACAAGTGCCCACGGCGGGTCAACAG GGAAGTGGTGGAATACATGGTGCAGCACTTCAAGCCCCAGCTCTTTGGcgacaggaagccagtgtacGACGGCAAGAAGAATATCTATACGGTGCTAGCGCTTCCTATCGGAAGTGAGAAG GTGGACTTTGAGGTAACTATCCCTGGGGAGGGGAAGGATCGTATCTTCAAGGTGTCTATCCGCTTTCTGGCCACGGTGTCATGGCGTCTGCTCCAGGAGACGCTGGTCAGCGGGCGCCTGCAGGTACCCCTGGACTCTGTCCAAGCCCTGGATGTGGCCATGCGCCACCTGGCCTCCATGAG GTACACTCCGGTAGGACGATCATTCTTCTCCCCACCTGAAGGATACTACCATCCCCTGGGTGGGGGGAGGGAAGTGTGGTTTGGTTTCCACCAGTCTGTACGCCCCGCCATGTGGAAGATGATGCTCAATATTGATG tgTCGGCCACGGCCTTCTACAAAGCCCAGCCGGTGATCGAGTTCATGTGCGAAGTCCTGGACATCCGCAACATAGACGAGCAGCCCAAGACCCTGACCGACTCGCAGAGGGTCCGCTTCACCAAGGAGATCAAAGGTGGGCCGTTGAACA GTCTGAAGGTGGAGGTGACCCACTGCGGTCAGATGAAGAGGAAGTACCGCGTCTGCAACGTCACGCGACGCCCCGCCAGCCACCAGAC GTTTCCCCTGCAGCTTGAGAGCGGACAGACAGTAGAATGTACGGTGGCCCAGTACTTCAAGCAGAAGTACAATCTGCAGCTCAAATATCCCCACCTGCCCTGCCTCCAGGTTGGTCAGGAGCAGAAGCACACCTACCTGCCCCTGGAG GTGTGTAACATAGTAGCAGGGCAGCGCTGCATCAAGAAACTGACAGATAATCAGACGTCCACTATGATCAAAGCCACGGCTCGCTCTGCAcctgacagacaggaggagatCAGCCGGCTG ATGAAAAATGCCAACTTTAACCTGGACCCGTACATCCAGGAGTTTGGGATCAAGGTGAAGGATGAGATGGCGGAGGTGACGGGAAGGGTGCTGCCTGCCCCCATCCTACAGTATGGAGGACGG CTTTTGTCTCCCACCTGTTCCACCTCACAGAACCGGGCCATCGCCACGCCCAACCAGGGGGTGTGGGACATGAGGGGCAAGCAGTTCTACAACGGCATTGAGATCAAGGTGTGGGCCATCGCCTGCTTCGCCCCCCAGAAACAGTGTCGGGAGGAGGTGCTCAA GAACTTCACAGACCAGCTGCGTAAGATCTCCAAGGATGCTGGGATGCCCATCCAGGGCCAGCCGTGTTTCTGTAAATACGCCCAGGGAGCTGACAGTGTGGAGCCCATGTTCAGGCACCTGAAGAACACCTACTCTGGACTGCAGCTCATCATCGTCATCCTGCCCGGAAAGACTCCCGTCTACG CGGAGGTGAAGAGAGTGGGAGATACTCTCCTAGGAATGGCCACTCAGTGTGTCCAGGTGAAGAACGTGGTGAAGACGTCCCCCCAGACCCTCTCTAACCTCTGCCTCAAGATCAATGTCAAGCTGGGGGGAATCAACAATATCCTGGTGCCCCACCAACG GTCAGCAGTGTTCCAGGAGCCTGTCATCTTCCTGGGGGCCGATGTAACACACCCCCCTGCTGGAGATGGGAAGAAGCCCTCCATTACCGCT GTGGTAGGCAGTATGGACGCCCACCCCAGCAGGTACTGTGCCACAGTCCGTGTCCAGAGGCCCAGGCAGGAGATTATCGAAGACCTTTCTTACATGGTGCGAGAACTGCTGATCCAGTTCTACAAGTCGACCCGCTTCAAGCCCACCAGGATCATCTTCTACAGGGACGGAGTGCCTGAGGGGCAGCTACCACAG ATACTCCACTACGAGCTTCTGGCCATCAGGGATGCGTGCATCAAGCTGGAGAAGGACTACCAGCCTGGTATCACCTACATCGTGGTCCAGAAGCGCCACCACACACGCCTCTTCTGTGCCGACAAGTCTGAGAGA ATCGGGAAGAGTGGTAACATTCCTGCAGGGACCACAGTGGACACCAGCATCACTCACCCGTTTGAGTTTGACTTCTACCTTTGCAGTCACGCGGGTATACAG GGGACTAGTCGGCCCTCACATTACTATGTCCTGTGGGACGACAATCGTTTCACCGCCGACGAGCTGCAAATCCTCACTTACCAGCTGTGCCATACCTACGTGCGCTGTACCCGCTCTGTCTCCATCCCCGCGCCAGCCTACTACGCCCGCCTCGTGGCCTTCCGTGCCCGCTACCATCTGGTGGACAAGGAGCACGACA GTAGTGGGGAGGGCAGCCATGTCTCTGGGCAGAGTAACGGTCGGGACCCCCAGGCTCTGGCCAAAGCGGTGCAGATTCACCACGACACGCTGAGGACCATGTACTTCGCCTGA